One Cydia pomonella isolate Wapato2018A chromosome 14, ilCydPomo1, whole genome shotgun sequence DNA segment encodes these proteins:
- the LOC133524882 gene encoding uncharacterized protein LOC133524882, with translation MSGGGPSSSGSGISSELFRVGVRIPPFWPEEPEVWFAQVELQFELSNVTSDGTKFNFVASQLDQEYARTMKDILVNPPKTGRNDKFKSELIKRISATREKKTLQLIQHEELGDRKPSQFLRHLRDLAGPTIPDEFIRTIWASRLPPNVHTIVASQPSQSLSDVAELADRVNDVTQSSAQVAAATANPAPAVNAMPSSTLEARVEELTRHVETLLRNQGTASLPSTGSPVGLRRTLSRTSPLTPALPPSCQAG, from the exons ATGTCGGGCGGTGGTCCAAGTTCAAGCGGTAGCGGAATATCCAGTGAGCTGTTTCGTGTTGGTGTACGTATTCCACCATTCTGGCCGGAGGAACCTGAGGTATGGTTTGCACAAGTAGAACTCCAATTTGAACTTTCGAACGTCACAAGCGACGGTACTAAATTTAATTTCGTGGCATCTCAGCTGGACCAGGAGTATGCAAGGACGATGAAGGATATTTTGGTCAATCCACCCAAGACAGGCAGGAacgataaatttaaaagtgagcTAATCAAGCGCATATCAGCGACGCGAGAGAAGAAAACGCTTCAGCTTATTCAACACGAGGAATTAGGCGACCGTAAACCGTCCCAATTCTTGCGTCATTTACGTGATTTAGCGGGACCCACCATTCCTGATGAATTTATTCGTACCATTTGGGCAAGCCGTCTCCCACCTAATGTGCATACCATTGTTGCTTCGCAGCCAAGCCAGAGTTTAAGCGACGTTGCAGAATTGGCGGATCGAGTCAATGACGTCACGCAGTCTTCCGCCCAAGTCGCAGCCGCTACCGCAAACCCCGCCCCTGCAGTCAACGCCATGCCAAGTTCTACCTTAGAAGCCAGAGTAGAAGAGCTCACACGGCACGTAGAAACCTTACTCCGAAATCAAG GTACTGCCTCACTGCCATCGACCGGTTCACCCGTTGGCCTGAGGCGTACCCTCTCCCGGACATCACCGCTGACACCTGCGCTGCCGCCTTCGTGTCAGGCTGGGTAG
- the LOC133525211 gene encoding uncharacterized protein LOC133525211 has product MVERLHRQLKAAIACHTSTHWSEALPLVLLGIRSAWKEDLQASAAELVYGEPLRLPGQFFTPSKEPVDVTDFAGRLRSYMSKLAPQPTAWHSNRLFYLPKDLQTSSHVFLRQGPARRPLQPAYTGPHRVIKRRDKTYDIDVSGKEVTVTLDRLKPAYVMREEVPAVPAPIQDTVIPPAPEKKTKSGRVVRFPDYYRP; this is encoded by the coding sequence ATGGTCGAGAGGCTGCACCGGCAGCTCAAGGCTGCAATAGCATGCCACACCAGCACGCACTGGAGCGAGGCACTTCCCTTGGTTCTTCTGGGCATCCGCAGCGCCTGGAAGGAGGACTTACAGGCATCAGCAGCTGAACTTGTCTACGGTGAACCACTCCGTTTGCCTGGGCAGTTCTTCACGCCATCCAAGGAGCCGGTAGACGTCACTGACTTCGCGGGTCGATTACGAAGCTACATGAGCAAGCTAGCTCCTCAACCGACAGCTTGGCACTCCAACCGTCTGTTTTACCTACCCAAGGATCTCCAGACAAGCAGCCACGTGTTCTTGCGTCAAGGGCCAGCACGTCGTCCTCTTCAGCCTGCCTACACCGGTCCTCACAGGGTCATAAAACGTCGCGACAAGACGTACGACATAGATGTGTCAGGAAAAGAGGTCACGGTGACACTCGACAGACTGAAGCCAGCCTACGTCATGAGGGAAGAGGTTCCAGCAGTTCCAGCACCAATCCAGGACACCGTCATCCCACCTGCTCCAGAGAAAAAGACGAAGAGCGGACGAGTGGTCAGATTTCCCGACTACTATCGACCGTAG
- the LOC133524901 gene encoding uncharacterized protein LOC133524901: MDEELLINLVKEHGELYDSEHKQYEDQHKREAAWQEIAKKTNQTAHECRDRWKRLRDNYRKARKLRQIKKTQGFKKIKPIKYEKILAFIDAIIDNRERTEPTELGDEDSESASSTNVEKSFIEVAENAIPELERNNQETTENNTLVNFFANLGETVNTFPPEVQIRVKRDIFKIINEAEEEVLTNRLNIRGVRRVYSEHVDVKFEMSDYHSNF, encoded by the exons ATGGATGAAGAATTGCTTATAAACCTGGTGAAGGAACACGGCGAGCTGTATGATTCGGAACACAAGCAGTATGAAGACCAGCATAAGAGAGAGGCGGCTTGGCAGGAGATTGCTAAGAAAACAAATCAAACAG CGCATGAATGCAGAGATAGATGGAAACGACTACGAGACAACTACAGAAAAGCACGAAAACTgcgacaaataaaaaaaacacaaggtttcaaaaaaattaaacctataAAGTACGAGAAAATATTGGCATTTATAGACGCTATAATAGATAACAGAGAAAGAACGGAACCCACAGAACTAGGAGATGAAGATTCTGAAAGCGCTTCATCAACCAATGTAGAAAAATCGTTTATTGAAGTCGCAGAGAATGCAATACCAGAGCTAGAGAGAAATAACCAAGAAACTACTGAAAATAACacattggtcaatttttttgcaaatttaggTGAAACCGTGAACACTTTTCCACCAGAAGTACAGATCAGAGTGAAAAgagacatttttaaaattataaacgaGGCTGAAGAAGAAGTGCTTACCAATAGGTTAAATATTAGAGGAGTGAGAAGAGTCTACAGTGAACATGTGGACGTGAAGTTTGAAATGTCAGATTatcattcaaatttttaa